The segment AGAATATCCTCCATCCCTGTGCACCCAGCTCACCCTTTCCTTCTTAGTGGTCACCTTCACCTCATCTTGACCATCCCCCATCACCCCAAATGGCACTCCTGGCCTCCATTCCAAGCTCACCTCCGGCATACAGGCAAAGGACCAGGACCCCCAGTAGCTTCCAGCTGAGCATCATGGCTATCTCCGGAACCCCCAAAGTCGGGGGTGGGATGAGTCTGGGTGCCTGTGAACCCCAAGAGGCTTTataggagaggagggagaggaggaggccagtctctggggaggggccagcccagtgacacaaGGAATCCCATCAGAACCTAACTGGTCAGACCTGTTTGGAACGCCACGGCTGGTGTGTAACCTCTGAGGCTGGCGTCCCTCATTTCAGCCCCCCAGCTCAGGACCCAGCCACCCCGGCTCTATCACTGACCTAGCCCTTGGTCACCCCACCCTTGTTTTCACATCCTCCTCCATACACACCCTGCAGGAATCGATACCCATGCATCAGCTCCGTAATCACAGGGACTTCCACCTTTCATTGCTCGAAGCCGTTGGAAGCCAAGGAATGGGAGCAAGGCATGCGTGGGGAAGCAGTGTAATTAcacgggccaggaggcaggacgccggcaggagggaggggagaattgCGCCCTTTGAACACCTGGGATGTAACTAGGACAGTCTCACTAGCCCACTgagcaccccccacccctccaccccacttTGAACCCTCCCCATCAGGGCTCAGTTCTTTCCCTGAAACTTCTGCTCTTCTCAGGACCCAGGCATGCTGCTCCCCAGCACGTCCCTTCTTTAGGCACACAGGGGGCCTCCCAAGCAGTGACATCTGAGGAGTTTCATCAGGAGCCACCTGGGGTGACTGCAGGTAAGGAAGGAATTATGAGGACATCCTgattccttctccccacccctgaGCTCACTCCATGTCACGGCCCGGAGGCCCAGGAAGAAGCTGCCTCAGCTCTCTGTCATCtcagcctcttcctcttccctctggaATCCTCCTCGCTGCCCCTCTGGCCCCCTCCCCTGGTCCTTGACGCCAAtgctctgtgcccaccccctccctccatcctttaGGTCTCAGTCTGTCTTGTCAGTCTCTCAGGGACCCCTGGAGAACAACTTCAGGATGGGCTCCTCTGCCCGGAGGTCTAATGAGCCTCTCAGACGTAATGTGTCCAAAACAGAACTCACTTCCTTCCCAAGTTGTTCCCCAAGGTGAGGGACACCCCTCTCCCTCTGTGGCTCAGTGCAGCCTtcattcctctcctcccctgtgccaccccaccccatcctggAGCGCCCCATCCTGGAGCGCCATCCCTGCCCAGCCTCCCGCAATGCcatcctaactggtctccctgctcccaCTCTGCATCCCTCCCCTACACCCAAACACAGCCTCCACAGCCAGCCACGGGgtctcttaaaaatgtaaatccaaTTGTGTGGCTGCTTCCCAGTTTAAAAAATACTCCAAGGGGGTTCTAGTGACTTAGAAGAAAACCCAAACCCTGCCAGGTCCAGGCCTCTCCCTGCAGCACCCTCCAtcactctccctcctgccctctgcaggAACTCTTCTCCCAGGGGGTCACACAGCTTGCTCCTCTCTCCACTCAGATCTCAGCACAACGTCCCCTCCTCAGAGGCCTTTCCTGTCCCCTCATCTAATGCCGCCCCGACAGAGTCAGTTTCTATCTCATCATTGTAATTTGCTTTCTCTTCAtagcacttgttattgtctgaaATGCTCTTGTTCGTTCATTTAGGTACTTGTCCATcatctgtctcttccactagGATGGACATGCCATGGGAGCAGGGACCTGTCTGTCGGCTGCCACTGTAGCCCTGACCTAGGACACTGCCTGGCTCTGAGAGTCCCgttgaatgagtaaatgtttTATCTTCCTCTGCGCTGGCACTGGAAGATCATCTTCCAGAGGTAAAgagatttaaaacaaaagttgaaaataaagaaaacctggAGCTTCTCAAAAAAACTTCCCAAGCAGCCTAGGAAAGGGGTTTTTGAAAGAGGTACCATCTAGAGAAAGAGCTGTGTATGGGACCACTTCTCACACTTCCCTGAAGAGATCTCCCTTACATTCCCAGAGATAACATGTCCAAACGACGACTCCTACTATAGTCATCTTTATTGAGCCACAGGAGAATTCACAGACATCTTGATGGCTGGTGTCCACGAGGGCAGCTGGATGGGGAAGAGGGCTGGgatgtcccccccaccccccaccccacttctcCACAAATCTCTGGGACCCCCTTAAGCTCCCAGGTGCTCAGAGCATCCGGCTGCTCAGGAGCAGACTGAAGCAGGAGAGTTCTGGTTGTCTCCTTGAGGAATGGCTTGCTCTTTGCAAATGGTCTCACTCAGGCCCTGGAGGTCATCGAGCAGGACACAGAGGGATCCTAGGAAAGAAGACCCCAACGGATAAGAGCCGGACAAGAGAAGGCTGTCTTGGTTACCGTGCAGAGTAACCTTCTCTGAGGCAGAAGGTTCTCTGGTCCAACGTGGGCGTGGATACAAGAGGCTGGGGGTCTCCAAGGGTCACAGAGAACAAGGCTCATGTCCTCAAGTATCTGGAGGAGAGGTTGCTGAAGTCCCCCCACTTGTCTCCTCCTACCTAGACCATTACCTTTCGTGGCCTGCCTGGTGGAGAATGCCGCTGCTGGAGGGGCAGGTGCTGAAGACtctgggggcctggggctggacTCCACAGACTTCCCCTTCTCCATTAGGGAAGGAAGAACTGCCAAGAGTCGCTGCTGCTTGTAACGGGAGAGGAGACCCTCCTGCTGCAAGGTGGCCTGGGAAGGAGAGGGTTAAACGCCACCTAACCCAGGCAgagcctccccctcccctttccaCACCTCTCACCCCAACCAACCCCAGGGCCCAGTCTCTGCCGTCCCCTACCAGCATGAGGTTCTTGTCCCTCTCCAGCTCCTGCAGGCGCTGTGTCAGCCgcagcccctcctccttcctggccTCATCCTGCAGGCGCCTGAGCTCCTGGTTCCGCTCCTTTTCCCTGACGGCTTTGCGCTGGATTTGACGCAGGGAGACCACTGCAGGGAAGCCAGGGCACAGAGGGGACAGGTGTGGGGCAGCCCAGGGGCAGTGAAGCAccagaaaaaaagactggaatgACAGGCAAGAATGCTGGGTCCCCAGCTCTGTGACGGGGGGAAGCCACTTACACTCCGTGGCTCTCAGTCTCTTGTGTACAGTGGGAGGGTGGGCTGCTGCTCTAGGAGCCTATGAATCGGTGAAGCCAAAGTACCTTCCCCATGCCCAAACCTTCCCGGAGTCCCTTAggagaaatctgaatatggaCTGGACATGAGATTTTGTGCAATtaatgttcattttcttaaagtgTAACAATGGTATGGAGGTTTCACAGGAAATTTTCCTCTTTGTGGGAGACACAGCTGATGTTTGCAACTTACTTTAAATGATTCCAAAAAATGTACatattgatgtgtgtgtgtatatagatagaGAGGAACGTGACAAGGTTAGTAACTGCTGCATCTAGTTAGAGAAGGTGCATGAGTATCCATTACATGATTCTTCTGAACTTGTCTAGGTGTTGGAAGTTCTTCTCAATAAAAAGTCGGGGGTAATCATGGGTGTGAGATGTTGGGACGGTGGTTGCCTTTGTGGAGGGGAGTGACCGGCAGGGGCTCCAGGGCTGGTCACATGCTGTTGCTTGACCTGAGTGCTACCTATATGGGTGTGTACACCACCTGAGAATTCATCAGCGCCATGTCTTGATAACTTCATTATTTGCatgctttaaaaaactttttttaaataaccttATGTCTCAATACTGCCTTCTTCCTGGAAGCCCATATCCACTCCAGCAAATCTCACCGGCCTTGGCATGCTCCCGCCGAGCCTCGTTCAGtctcctttctgtttctaagagCTGTTCCCGCAGGCGAGTTTCCACTTCAGCCACCTTCTCTTGCAGAGCTGGGGTGAGGCGCAGATGGGGTGTGGCAGGGGGAGCCCTGGTTCATGgttcccaccccaccctccatgGATTTGCCCATTTCCCCTGTGCACACCTTGCCCATAGATCTCCTGTTGCTGGGTCAGCTCCTGCCGGAGACTGGCggcctcctctgtgctctcctgcTGGCCCTGGCGAGCCGCTTCCAGCTGCAGCCCCACACTGGCCAGGGACTCCTGGGTCTGCTGCAGCTCCTGCTCCAGCTGCTGGGCGACCTCGTTCAGcttctgcctctctgcctcccctggGAAGAGGAGGTGCTCACTCAGGCCTCTCCTTGCCCTGGATGCCAGCTCTTGCctgtttctctccatccccaACACACCAGACTCTGGCCCCTGCGGGAGCTCAGTGAGTCAGGACCAGGCGTACCTTGCTCCCGGGCCCGGCCCACCTCCTGCTGGATGATGTGGGCACTCAGCTGCAGTTCTGCATCCAGGCGGTTCCGTTCTTCCCGCAACTGCTCTAACTCCAGGCTCACATCTATAGCcggtgggggtggagggcagcTGAGACAGGAGGAGAAACAGAGTCAGAGGAACTCACCCACCTGCCTCACCCTCAAGTCATCCCTCCTCGGTCCTCACTGTTAGGGGTCCCAGCAACAAACACCTTAaagccccactcccctccctgaTCCACCTCAAAGTGCCCGGAACTTCACCTCTCCTGGCGCAGCTGAGCAAGGGCCAGTTTTCGAGCCATCAGGCCTGGGGAGAAAAGGCCGAGAGCTACAGCAGGATAACTTTGTGGAGGAGAAAAGGGGAGATGAGGGAGTAAGGGGAAAAGATGCTTGGACCcgtgagaaggaggcaggaggatgaAGGTGGGATGAGAGAGGGctggtggggcaggggcagggctagGGTGCATCTGGGAGTCACCCTACCCACCCCGAATGGTGTGGACCTTGCGGACGGCATAGCTGACTCGGTTGCTGAGGCTGGGCAGCCGGGCTGCAGCCTGCTCCACCTTGGCCATGGTGCACTGGAGCCAGGTCTGAAAGCTAGAGAAGGCGGGAGGTCACTGACCTTCCAACCCCACCTCCTTCCCAAAAGGAGTTGACTCCCTCTGCCCTGTCCTGCTATGTACATGCATGGGGAAAGCAGGGCAGGGGAAGTCAGAGCAGGGAAAAGAGAAGCTGAGGCCAAGAGCAGGGGCCCCAACTCTGCACCTGCCAGTCATGTCTGAGCTCCTCAgtggataaaagaagaaaatctgagaGCTTAAGCCCTTTAGTGACTATCGGGTAAAAATGATCCACTTGCTCATAAGGAAAGCACAGCTTTCTGGTCCCAAAACCCATGGTAAGCTTCTTGTGTGGGTCCTAGCAATCAGTGTCTTTAAAAACAGCCCTGCAGTAAAAACCATAATGAGGTTCCCGAAGTCAGACCTTATCTGGCCCAGATGCCATAGCACAGCAAAGAGTTCACTGAAAACGATTCTACGGTGGCAAAAATGAGTGCTGTACGGCTGCCTAATCTCCAGCTCATTCTGACTTCACCTGCTCGCCCCTGGACATGTCTCTGGGTTTAGGGAATCTCCTGGTGCTGTATGGGTTATATGAAGTTATGTGCATTTCTCTAAGGAACAAAGCCCATAGCTTCCATCAGTTCTAAGGGGCCCTTGCCACAAGGCGGCATTAAATGGCTGTGTATCTTCTCAAACAACCTGAGAAGCTTATTTCTCACGATCTATTTTTTGGTCACTATTATGCATCAGAGATCAAAGTCATCCTCTCTAACAATTCCCTGATACCAGTGGAGGCAGGCCCATGATTTATCAGTGGGTGGTACCCAAAGCAGGGCCAGTGTGGCTCATGAGAGCTCAGAACCCTAACCAGGCCCCCGGGGAGGAGGCCCAGGCAGTATCCAGAGGCAGGGCAGGAACTCCCCAGGAGAGTCCAAGTCTGCACCGACAGAAAAACAAGCGGCCCTCAAAAGCTGGGGGTCATGTCCCTAGCAGCACAGCAGAGATCACTTTTATCTGAAAATGGTGTGAGTGGGTACTTCAACACCTACTGCGGGGGCTCTTACGAAAGCCATTTTCTGGTAAGGTCTCCAAGCGATCTACAGACTAACAAACCTGGCAACAAACCAAGTTTGGGTTGTTTTAAGCCTAGGGGACTTTCTGGCAATAAAATCATTAATAAGAACCATTGCAGTGATGTCCTGGTACTGAAGTAAAACCCTGTCCACAgcgcttctctctcctctcctagaggtaggaggcacatgCAATGGATTGAATCTGGGTGGTGGTTCATCATAACTAGTCTCTCTTGTCCTgtgcatgtttgaaatttttcataattttttaaagttaaattagtCCCCAAGGTACAAATCCAACAGAAGGGGCTAGTGGGCAAGGACCCATCCTGCATCACAACTTTGCTAAACCAAAAACTGTTATGTGATCCATCAAGAAGAGCCTCATGGGAACAGCAGACTTCTGCAGAGTACAGACAacaagccaggcactgtgctaggatcTTTATGTGGATCCCTCTCAGCACCCCAACGTCCACGGCTGAGGGGGGCTGTTACCAATGTGAAGAAGCTTGTGTTTCTCCTTAGATGGCTTTCTAAAGCTTATGTAACAAGAGTTGGGAAGAAAACTAGGAAGTTGGTATGAGAGACACAGGCTTGCAATTGACCGAGAAGGAAACTGGCATACATTTTAGATGGAGTATCTAGTAGGCCAGTAGGTGTACAGCtttaaaataaagagtaaattttttttcaactcCTCAGGGTATGCctgtaaaattttaaaggaaggaaggaaaaccaaGTAGCCACACTCCCCATCCTCCGACAGCTCAGTAGGTGGAGATCCTCCCAGGTGCTCTGTTTAGCTCAAGCCGGTACTAGACCGAACTGCAGGAGGCGTTGCCTCACCTCCAACAAAGTGTGCAGTGGGAGTCATAACAAGCGAGCCTGGTGTGAACGTGGAGGGGGTGCCCCAGGAAAACACAAACACAAGGACTTGTACAGGGCTACCTACCTCTGCCTTGCATACTCCAGCTGACAGCTCTCCAGCCCCTCTTGCCTGAGGCTCTTGAACTCCAAGGTGCCCAAGAAGCTGGGGAAGCAGAAATACCACTCCACACCCCCCTCCCAAGGTACCTGCTGACAGCATTGGCTACAAGCTTCAGCTGCTCCTCGGCCATGGCCGTCTGCTGCTGCCGCCGGCGCTGGGCCTCCTGAACCCGGCTCAGCTCCACCTGCAGGGCCTGGGAAGGATGCGGTAAAGACAAGGGTCCCCTCCCCACGGCTCTGGCCCACAGACCCGGGCCAGGGATTTCCCTGGCCTCCCTTAGCCTCTGCCTGTCTCAGACACTGACCTTGGCGCCCATCCgctccacctccacctctgcGGCTTTGTCCTGCAGGGAGCGCTGCAGGATGGCCTGCTCCTGGCTCTGGGCTGCAGCTCTTTCCTGGAGCTCTGCCACCTgcgggaggagaggaggcagggcatGGCTAGAGCAGCAAGCTGGAGGGCGGGCACTGGAATGAAGGGGCAGGTGCCCAGGTCTCTGAAAGAATGCCATGCAGGGAGACAAGGAGCTTGGGTTCCCGAGAATGGAGTCTGAGTCCAGGTTTCCTTCCAGAAGCATGTTCCATGTGCCCACACCTTGAGAAACTGCCCTGTGACCCACCCACAAGGACCTACCACCTCTGCCCATGCCTCCCATCCTTAGacactgtcacctcctcagagaggccgtTCCTGACCATCCTGCCTAAGGCTGGCCCACCCCACGGTCTCTGTCTCTCACAGGATCTGTTACATTTTTCTCTAGAGCACATATAACTACCTGACATCATCTAATTGTTTTCTTGCCTATTACGTGACTCCCGCTCCTATGTAAGCTCCTATGTAATATAAGCTCCTTAGAGCAGGTACTTGTCTGTCTTTGTTCAGGGCTGTGTTCCCAGTACGTGGTAACCacgcaataaatatttgttgaataaatgtcaCCCCATATGTAAGGAGCAAGGAGTTGGGAAGAAAGAGGGCACCAAGTGACCTGTCCCTTCAGCTGCTCCTTGcatcctctgtgctccagctcCTGGGCCTTCAGCTGCACCATGAGGGCAAACACCTTCTCCCGCCAGCCCTTCAGCAGGGACTGGCACTTCCTGGTGAACTCAGGCTCCAGGGAATCTGAAGGCTGAACCTGCAAGGTGGAGGAATGGGGAAAGTGTGGGCTcctggggagcagaggaaggaggtgttttctgtttcttctgtccTGCCCCAGCAAcaggagacacagggagaatacGCCTTCAAGGAAAGAAAGATCCCGGCAGGTTCTGGCAGCACAGCAACCCCTCCCACCCACAGAGAGGTGCCGGGGGAAgcggggcctggggcaggggcctACCTTCCtggccagctcctcctcctgcatGGAGAGGATGTGCATGAGGCTCTGCACACGCACCTGCAGCAGCTCTGCTGTGGTGTGCAGGCCATCCCGGTCCTCCTGCAAGTGCtgtgggtgggagagggagggagagagcagccGCCTCCATAGGGCCACCATGCCGGCCCTCAGGCAGCAGCCAGTCTGCACCCTCTCAACAGCAATGCCTTCTCTCCTGGGGACTGTTTTCTTCTCCAGGGGCCACCCCTCTCCCAAGACCTGATCCTTGAGCCCTCCAGTCCCACTCCCCATCCTGGCACAGATGCACCCTGCACTCTCTCACCTGCACAGTTTCTAGAAGCTCCTGTCGCTCTGATTCCCATGTCCGGCTCTGGACCTCGGGAGCGACTTGTTCCCCAACATATCTCCTTAGATTCTCAACCAAGTTCACCTGAGCCTCCAAGTCTTCTTGGGTCTTGCTAGGGTTGAGGTGGAAATAGGGGAACCATCAGTGGGGCACCCTAGAGACCTGCCCCACCCACATCTCCCTTtagccacctccctccccaccccttacCTCAGCTGCTTCCGCAGCAGCTCGGCCTCCCTCTGGGCCACAGCCAGCTCCTTGGCTTCCCCGGCCCTCTTGGTTTCCAGACTATTCAGAGACTTCTCCAAGCCCTCAGCTTTGTGGGTCAAACTGGAAAGAGCCTCCTGGTGAGCCTGCGTCAAGGAGGAGAGCTGCAGAGAGAAGAGGGGGCTCAGCAGGGGCCAGCTCTCTCCCACATCTGGGCTTTCAAAATCCCCCCTGCTTTGGCCCTGTCCCAAATCACCCAACTGCGCATGGCAAAATCGAGACTTGGCGCCTCACTCTCCCCTGTCACCCTCCCATTCATCAGCAGTTCCTGTCAGGTCTCCTCCCCAAACATGTCTCactcctctccatctccactgccaccagCTGAGGTAAGCTACCCTCACCTCTGGCCTGGACAATGGCAACAACCTCCTGACCGGTCTTTAAAAACCTCCAGTGGCTGACCATGGCACCCAGACAAAAATTCAGCTTCTCTCAGTCTGCCAAGCCCATCACAGCCCAGCCTCTGCCCACTTCCCTGAGCCCATCTCCTACCGATCTCCCACTGCCCACTCTGCTGCAGCCAGTGCCCTCCCTTCTTCACCCCAACAAGCCAGCTCTTTCCCACCTCAGAGTCTACCTGAAGGCTTGGCCTCCCCACTCCTCAAATCCTGGGTGACATCACCTCCTCGGGAAGGCCTCCCTGGGCTGCAGTCCCCACCCACCACCCGCTCTGTCCTATCACCTGGTCATGGCCTTCCAGCACTTACTATCAACTGAAGTGAACTCCTGCATGTGCTTACTATCTGCCACACCCCCTTTGAAAGGAAGCTCTGGGAagcttgtctttttctctctgtaccTCAAACGGTGGTAAGGGTGTTGGAGACACTGAAAGAGCCGTGGGACTGATGGTGAAGGAGGGAGAGTGCTGCCCTCATTTCTGGTGTGGCCCCCTCTAGTGCAATCTCCATACCACAAAGTGATCATTTAGGACTTAAATCACAAAACTAGTCATTTTAGacataaaatacaaatctgatcatgtcatctCCCTGTTTAAAACCTTTCAACGGTTGCTCATTGCTCTTAAGGTAAAGTATAAAGTTCTGAACAGGCCCGAGGCCTCACAATCCTCACACCATCCAGAGCCCCTCTGGCCTCTTCCTGTCCCCCATGCTGCCAAGTGTCGCACCAGCTCCCATCGCgtccccacctgcctcctcaCCAGCCGACTCCTATTCAGCACAAATGTCAACTCTTATCATTAAACATCTTTCGTGAATCTAAAGGCCCTTTATACTTTCCTTTGAACTCTCTCCTTTGTCAATTTTCTGGCTGGATTGCTGTCTTTCCCTTATCAATTTCTAGGCACACATTATATAGTGAGGATATCAGCCTTTTCCTGTGATATGAGCTGTAAATATTCTTCCCTAGTTTATCATTTATCctttgattttacttttattttgtcattGCTAAATTCAGTATTATACAGtgtatcaatcttttctttaatgGCTCTGGATTTTGATTCATAAGTACAGGCCTTCCCCATTCCAAGGTTATAAAGGAATTcacccatgttttcttccagtgCCTTTATCGTTTCATTTCTTAACATGTCGACCGATTAGGGTGGCCTTCCCTAACCCCCTACCAGGTTAGGGCTTCCTTGTCCTTCTCCTTTATGGCACTTCTCCCAATTGCAATGAATTAATTAGGATTAAATTAAGTGTTAAATGTGTGTGTCCCCCATTAGGCTATTAGCTCCACTCACAAGGACTCAGGCTGATTTGCTTACCCCAGAGTCCTGGCTCCTATCTCAGGGATGGCAGAGTGAACACTGCTAAATGCTTGCTGACTGAATAATCTTCTCTCCCCAGTCCACCTTAGGACCCCACTCCCACCTTTCTCACCCCTCTGCCCACGCGCCAAGGCTCCCAGATGAACTGAGTATCTGGAGCAAAGTAGGAAGACAGTCTACTTCCTActggaaggggaaggagggcTTCAAGTGGTGGGGGGTCACCTGAGCCTGGAAAAAAGTGCGATCTGAGTAAGCCCAAAACACCCAAGTTCTCCCTCTTTCCAGGT is part of the Equus caballus isolate H_3958 breed thoroughbred chromosome 20, TB-T2T, whole genome shotgun sequence genome and harbors:
- the CCHCR1 gene encoding coiled-coil alpha-helical rod protein 1 isoform X3, producing the protein MFRPSGSTGLIPPSHFQARPLPAVPRMAPTWISDIPLVQPLAHQDVLERRPDNQRPQVIMWERGVSGNGQEPRQRGRSLEGSQALSQQAELISRQLQELWRLEEEVRALRETSLQQKMRLEAQAMELEAVARAEKAGRAEAEGLRAALAGAEVVRKNLEEGSQRELEEVQRLHQEQLSSLTQAHQEALSSLTHKAEGLEKSLNSLETKRAGEAKELAVAQREAELLRKQLSKTQEDLEAQVNLVENLRRYVGEQVAPEVQSRTWESERQELLETVQHLQEDRDGLHTTAELLQVRVQSLMHILSMQEEELARKVQPSDSLEPEFTRKCQSLLKGWREKVFALMVQLKAQELEHRGCKEQLKGQVAELQERAAAQSQEQAILQRSLQDKAAEVEVERMGAKALQVELSRVQEAQRRRQQQTAMAEEQLKLVANAVSSFQTWLQCTMAKVEQAAARLPSLSNRVSYAVRKVHTIRGLMARKLALAQLRQESCPPPPPAIDVSLELEQLREERNRLDAELQLSAHIIQQEVGRAREQGEAERQKLNEVAQQLEQELQQTQESLASVGLQLEAARQGQQESTEEAASLRQELTQQQEIYGQALQEKVAEVETRLREQLLETERRLNEARREHAKAVVSLRQIQRKAVREKERNQELRRLQDEARKEEGLRLTQRLQELERDKNLMLATLQQEGLLSRYKQQRLLAVLPSLMEKGKSVESSPRPPESSAPAPPAAAFSTRQATKGSLCVLLDDLQGLSETICKEQAIPQGDNQNSPASVCS
- the CCHCR1 gene encoding coiled-coil alpha-helical rod protein 1 isoform X7, which gives rise to MRGNIDGWTLNLETSNNVEMFRPSGSTGLIPPSHFQARPLPAVPRMAPTWISDIPLVQPLAHQDVLERRPDNQRPQVIMWERGVSGNGQEPRQRGRSLEGSQALSQQAELISRQLQELWRLEEEVRALRETSLQQKMRLEAQAMELEAVARAEKAGRAEAEGLRAALAGAEVVRKNLEEGSQRELEEVQRLHQEQLSSLTQAHQEALSSLTHKAEGLEKSLNSLETKRAGEAKELAVAQREAELLRKQLSKTQEDLEAQVNLVENLRRYVGEQVAPEVQSRTWESERQELLETVQVQPSDSLEPEFTRKCQSLLKGWREKVFALMVQLKAQELEHRGCKEQLKGQVAELQERAAAQSQEQAILQRSLQDKAAEVEVERMGAKALQVELSRVQEAQRRRQQQTAMAEEQLKLVANAVSSFQTWLQCTMAKVEQAAARLPSLSNRVSYAVRKVHTIRGLMARKLALAQLRQESCPPPPPAIDVSLELEQLREERNRLDAELQLSAHIIQQEVGRAREQGEAERQKLNEVAQQLEQELQQTQESLASVGLQLEAARQGQQESTEEAASLRQELTQQQEIYGQALQEKVAEVETRLREQLLETERRLNEARREHAKAVVSLRQIQRKAVREKERNQELRRLQDEARKEEGLRLTQRLQELERDKNLMLATLQQEGLLSRYKQQRLLAVLPSLMEKGKSVESSPRPPESSAPAPPAAAFSTRQATKGSLCVLLDDLQGLSETICKEQAIPQGDNQNSPASVCS
- the CCHCR1 gene encoding coiled-coil alpha-helical rod protein 1 isoform X9; its protein translation is MAWWGLDGLPQGLAEPWRELWRLGSQPLHSIPPFSPPTRNGRDYRNLRRGNIDGWTLNLETSNNVEMFRPSGSTGLIPPSHFQARPLPAVPRMAPTWISDIPLVQPLAHQDVLERRPDNQRPQVIMWERGVSGNGQEPRQRGRSLEGSQALSQQAELISRQLQELWRLEEEVRALRETSLQQKMRLEAQAMELEAVARAEKAGRAEAEGLRAALAGAEVVRKNLEEGSQRELEEVQRLHQEQLSSLTQAHQEALSSLTHKAEGLEKSLNSLETKRAGEAKELAVAQREAELLRKQLSKTQEDLEAQVNLVENLRRYVGEQVAPEVQSRTWESERQELLETVQVQPSDSLEPEFTRKCQSLLKGWREKVFALMVQLKAQELEHRGCKEQLKGQVAELQERAAAQSQEQAILQRSLQDKAAEVEVERMGAKALQVELSRVQEAQRRRQQQTAMAEEQLKLVANAVSSFQTWLQCTMAKVEQAAARLPSLSNRVSYAVRKVHTIRGLMARKLALAQLRQESCPPPPPAIDVSLELEQLREERNRLDAELQLSAHIIQQEVGRAREQGEAERQKLNEVAQQLEQELQQTQESLASVGLQLEAARQGQQESTEEAASLRQELTQQQEIYGQALQEKVAEVETRLREQLLETERRLNEARREHAKAVVSLRQIQRKAVREKERNQELRRLQDEARKEEGLRLTQRLQELERDKNLMLATLQQEGLLSRYKQQRLLAVLPSLMEKGKSVESSPRPPESSAPAPPAAAFSTRQATKGSLCVLLDDLQGLSETICKEQAIPQGDNQNSPASVCS
- the CCHCR1 gene encoding coiled-coil alpha-helical rod protein 1 isoform X8, yielding MFRPSGSTGLIPPSHFQARPLPAVPRMAPTWISDIPLVQPLAHQDVLERRPDNQRPQVIMWERGVSGNGQEPRQRGRSLEGSQALSQQAELISRQLQELWRLEEEVRALRETSLQQKMRLEAQAMELEAVARAEKAGRAEAEGLRAALAGAEVVRKNLEEGSQRELEEVQRLHQEQLSSLTQAHQEALSSLTHKAEGLEKSLNSLETKRAGEAKELAVAQREAELLRKQLSKTQEDLEAQVNLVENLRRYVGEQVAPEVQSRTWESERQELLETVQVQPSDSLEPEFTRKCQSLLKGWREKVFALMVQLKAQELEHRGCKEQLKGQVAELQERAAAQSQEQAILQRSLQDKAAEVEVERMGAKALQVELSRVQEAQRRRQQQTAMAEEQLKLVANAVSSFQTWLQCTMAKVEQAAARLPSLSNRVSYAVRKVHTIRGLMARKLALAQLRQESCPPPPPAIDVSLELEQLREERNRLDAELQLSAHIIQQEVGRAREQGEAERQKLNEVAQQLEQELQQTQESLASVGLQLEAARQGQQESTEEAASLRQELTQQQEIYGQALQEKVAEVETRLREQLLETERRLNEARREHAKAVVSLRQIQRKAVREKERNQELRRLQDEARKEEGLRLTQRLQELERDKNLMLATLQQEGLLSRYKQQRLLAVLPSLMEKGKSVESSPRPPESSAPAPPAAAFSTRQATKGSLCVLLDDLQGLSETICKEQAIPQGDNQNSPASVCS
- the CCHCR1 gene encoding coiled-coil alpha-helical rod protein 1 isoform X5; protein product: MFRPSGSTGLIPPSHFQARPLPAVPRMAPTWISDIPLVQPLAHQDVLERRPDNQRPQVIMWERGVSGNGQEPRQRGRSLEGSQALSQQAELISRQLQELWRLEEEVRALRETSLQQKMRLEAQAMELEAVARAEKAGRAEAEGLRAALAGAEVVRKNLEEGSQRELEEVQRLHQEQLSSLTQAHQEALSSLTHKAEGLEKSLNSLETKRAGEAKELAVAQREAELLRKQLSKTQEDLEAQVNLVENLRRYVGEQVAPEVQSRTWESERQELLETVQHLQEDRDGLHTTAELLQVRVQSLMHILSMQEEELARKVQPSDSLEPEFTRKCQSLLKGWREKVFALMVQLKAQELEHRGCKEQLKGQVAELQERAAAQSQEQAILQRSLQDKAAEVEVERMGAKALQVELSRVQEAQRRRQQQTAMAEEQLKLVANAVSSFQTWLQCTMAKVEQAAARLPSLSNRVSYAVRKVHTIRGLMARKLALAQLRQESCPPPPPAIDVSLELEQLREERNRLDAELQLSAHIIQQEVGRAREQGEAERQKLNEVAQQLEQELQQTQESLASVGLQLEAARQGQQESTEEAASLRQELTQQQEIYGQALQEKVAEVETRLREQLLETERRLNEARREHAKAVVSLRQIQRKAVREKERNQELRRLQDEARKEEGLRLTQRLQELERDKNLMLQRLLAVLPSLMEKGKSVESSPRPPESSAPAPPAAAFSTRQATKGSLCVLLDDLQGLSETICKEQAIPQGDNQNSPASVCS